The Molothrus aeneus isolate 106 chromosome 22, BPBGC_Maene_1.0, whole genome shotgun sequence genomic interval aaagAGCAGAGTTGACACTGTCATCTGCACTGGCAATGGAGGTGAGGAAGCCCAGTAGCCCATTACAGAAAAAGTTGTTATTCTCTTGTCCCATGAGGTTTACACCCCTCTCATTCCTTCATTCATACAACACCTTGCATTTTTCCCTAGGTACATGGAATATGGCTCTGGCCCAGCCCGCTTTCCACTGCCTGACATGCTGCAGTATGTGCTCGAGTTCATTGCTACAAAGCCAGCTGGGGCTATTTCCTCTGCTCAGAGCTCTCAAACAACACCCCTGCACTCCCAGGCCAAGCCTAATGTTTTGGACGTGCTTTCACAGCCAAACAGGTCagtaaacagaaataaaaaggatgcacaggaggacacttcccCTCCCAACTAAATGGTCCTGGGTGGCATTCCAAAAGTgggttatttatttatctggGCAGTGGTGAACACAATACTGTAGTGTGCAAATGCTTGTGCAAGTAGTGGGCCACTGCTTGCTGGTCATTTGGTTCTGTTGGTGTAAATAAAACACTGCATCTTGGTCTGTTCTTCCTCCTTGTCCAAAAGCATCCCTGTATTCCTTGCCTAAGCAGCAGTTAACAACTAAATTATGTTCTCTTTTTGGTTAGGCTACTCATTTTTTTGCTTCATTGACCAGTAAATTACAGCAATATTGGATTATTATAACCCAGGCCAGCATGGTTGGTTTAACACTCTAAATTAAGCTGAGTAAACACACACATTTTCTTAGTAGCAATGGAAGGAATTTTTAGCATTGCTCATTGTGGATCTGTGCTTAGAGAGTTCCCTAAGAGTTTTCCTTAGTATTCTTCCTATATTTTAGTTTGGACTGTGAAGGCAGAAGCACATTTCAGTGTACTTGTTCTCTCTACATTTTATACTGCTCTGGAAAGGaagtcctgctccagctctggagtaatttttgtttggtttattttgtattcttttccaaaaaaagaaaactagagaaagattaaaaaacctGCCCACTACTCTTGGCTTTTGCTCCACAGCATACAAGAAAGGACTGATACTAGGACTGAAGATGAAGCTTTATTTGTGGCCAATGCTtcaccacagcagagctccagtATGGATCTCCAGCCTCCTGTTtcacctgcagagctgtctgAACGTCCAGCTCCTCACGTGGTCTCCAAGGAAGAGCTGAACCTGGTTCAGATGTGTCTGCAGCGATGGAGAAACGAGATCGAGCAGGACGTGCGAGGTTGGCGCCAAATGCACTTGTAGGGATTTTCCTCCTCAATGCCCACCTGGTTTCTCCCCTGTAGCTTTGCTGGATACAGCCTGAGCTACAAATAATTTTGTCCCTGTTTGAGATCTGGTGTTGAGTCTATCTGATATTCTCTGCATGGCCTCAAATTCTTTGAAGTCAAAGGAGCTAGCATAGCTGATGAGTAGTCATtaatttttatgcatttctCTCATGGTTGATGTTCTTGGCAGATCTGAAGGAGTCTATTGCCAGAATAAACCTGTCCATTGAACAGATGTACTGTGACCCTCTCCTCCAGCAGGTAGGAAATGCAGCTTCAGTATGTCAATATTAACCTAGGATTGCTGATCCTCATTTTTGTTAGTACACGTTGGTTTAAATTGCCCCcttcactgtatttttaaatttccagtGATAAAGCAGAGAAAGATTTACTTAGGAAAatcttgtttcttctttccttaAAAGTTAGTTTTCACATAGTAAGAAATGTATCAAATTGCTCGACTCTTGTGCCATGCTACACCTACAAACATTCCCACTGTTGGTGTAGAGAGGTCAGGCAGAATCAGTCCCTAGCTGCACCCCTGAATGATGTCCTTGTCACTTTGCAGGTTCCCTATCGTTTGCATGCAGTCCTGGTCCATGAGGGACAAGCAAATGCAGGGCACTACTGGGCCTTCATATATGACCAGCCCCGTAAAAGATGGCTCAAGTACAATGACATCTCGGTGACAGAGTCGTCATGGGAAGAGCTGGAGCGAGAGTCCTTTGGAGGCTTGAGGAATGCCAGTGCCTACTGCCTGATGTACATCAGTGGCCAGGTGTCCCCTGTTGGTGCAGGTACACGGCCACAACTGCTGGTTAAtgacgtgtgtgtgtgtgctgtgtctcTGGCCTGCATGATCATTATGTtcctcagcttctccagcacagctgtCTTTTGACAGAGCACAAAACTTCACCTCAGATAGGATTAAATAATCTGCTTCATGCTCGACTCATTTCTAAATCTCTGATAGGGCTGAAAACTGCCAGGAGAAGCATCCAGGTGAGATTGGAAGCAGCACCTCATGCATGAATTGTGTGTACAGACTAACACTGCCCTTTTGCCACATTTAACGTGCATCTAGTGCTGGTGTTCTTCATTTTGACTTTTTGTAGTGTTTATATGGCAGCATTTGTTTCCTCGGGGCATGTAAAATACCTCCTACTTTATCTCTCCCATTTTTATCACACTTCCTGACTCGTTTTCTTGGCCTTTGATGATTACACTGAATCTAAATGGGCTCTTTTTTGTGCAGCCTTTCCCCAAGAGCTATTGGTACCTGAGTGGCTCAGACTTAGTGTGTTTGCAGTGCCAGTGCTTTGTAGAGACACTGCTATGCACATGGCTCTAGACATGGCAAACAGCTGTACAAGGACACAATAATTTCACGCGTGGCTCATTTTGATGTaataaatggaaagaaacaatggAGAGCTGACATTCTGTTCATTGCTAAATGTGGCTGATGAGGATCTGGAGgttgttctttgttttcttatgacagctctgaaataaaccctttttttctcctatttaatgcaactttttgttgttttttaaagcattttgcaaAGGGTGCATAAAAATATCTGCTGTAGAAAGTTGCCATTTGCTTTTGATAAATTTTAGGACCTGTCTGAAGCTTATGCTGCTtgggttttgtgctgttttaaaAGTGAATACTGAAGTAGATCTAAAAAGCAGTAAGAAATATCAGCATGATACTCGTGCTATAGAACCCATGCAGCCCTTACCTTTACCTGCTGTACAGAGATGAAGGTGTGTCATCAACAGCTGTGAACTTTCCAGTTGGCAGTTCAGTGCTGTTGGCAGTTCAGTGCTGTTCCCAGTGCACCTGGAGCCCTTGGACCAGGATGTGTCTGACCTGCATCAGCAGATGCTGGTTCTGGAATTGCTCTGTGTAAATCATGTCCAGTAGTAGAACAAAACAGGGGTTTGTTTTAGATAACTCTGTagatttgtctttatttttgcaCCTTTGCTTCTGGATCACCTTAAATTACAGAGCCAGTAGAAAATTTGGCTTCTTTCCCCTTTTACCCCTCAGCCAGTTTCCTGTGGCTGCCCAtgatgctgtgtgtgtgcttagTCCCTAAGGGTGGTGCCCTGCCACAGTGTGTTTCCTTATGCCAGTCTTGCATTTCCTGCAGATGAGGATGAGGGCCCAGAGGCTAGACAGCTCCAGAAGGAAGTGGAAGCTTTGTCCCCAGAACTGAGACACTACATCCAGGAGGACAACTGGcgcctggagcaggaggcagaggagtgGGACGAGGAGCAATCTTGCAAGATTCCTCAGATGGAGCCTTCCCCTACTTCTGAATTGCAGGACCTCTCCTCTGAGTCAGGACCAGGTAATCTTGCTCTGAATTTGCAAACCATGTCGGAACCAGGAACAGCCAGCTGGTCACCAGTACCACTGTGTTGAAGCCTTGCACAAATGTGTCAGAATGCAGGAGCAGGTgtgaaagaagcagcaaaggcagctaCTGGAGGCTTTGCCCTGACAGTACAAAAGGCTGTTCTGCTGGTTTTGCATGTGCATCCTTCCAAGCCTGTCCCCAGAAATGCTGTTTCCCATTCACTTAATCATCATGGGCTAATATCAGTTcatttccagctttttctttttttcacaaatATGGAGTGGACAAGTGCTGTTCTCCGGAGTGGGAACCCCTGATGCCGTGTGCCATTCCCACTGGAGCGGGGTACGCACACACTCGCCTCAAGTGCCTTCACCTTGGGCAGGACGCAGCAGCTGTGTAAAACTGCATGGACAAGCTGCAAAACATTTTAGAACATGAGAGAAAAAAGCCTTGCAGCTCTTGCTGACTAGTACCACACATCTGTCCTGACAGAGCAATCATCAGTGTGCGAGCCGAGCGTGCACTCCCTGTCCTCGGAGCATGCCAGGATTGCCAAGGAGCAGACTGCCAAGGCCATTGCCAACACTGCTGAAGCCTACGAGAAGAACGGCGTCGAGGCAGCTCTGTGCGAGGTAGGAGCTCAGCCTTGGCCCAAGAACCTCCCCCTTCTTATCTCCAGATTATTCTTCTTGATAGACCTttgcttttcccatttctctgaAGTTCTGTAGCTGTGCCACGTTTAGCTCGGTCCCCTTTGGCTTTCCTGTATTTTGCTTTGGATTTTCTTactctctctcttctttttcttcttggccACAGCGCAAGGAGGTAGAGCCACTGAAGGCCCATCCAGAAGAAACATCCCCCACAgttcaggcagagcagccccgggACACTCAggaagcagaggctgctgcccaAACTAGCTCACAGGTCTCTGAAGTGGAAATCCCCAGTGTGGGGAAGATTCCCGTTAGATCCGATGCAGATGGATATAATGAGGAGGTACAGATCCCAGTGcagagattaattaattaattactgcTGCTCATTAGCCTGTAGCTTTGTAGTTAGCTGGCTTTGAGCTGCCCTAAGGGTGGGTGTCATAGTGTCTGTCATAGGAGCAACACCCTGTACAAAGTTAGTTTTCCTACTGTGGAAGGGAAGAGGGACCACATCGTTCCataattccatttttaaatgtcatCAGAAAAGGAGCTCCATAAGAGCACTCAATTTGTCAGTCTGCATGTTGGTCATAATTCCTCTTTCTGGCACAACTGTATCAAAATCGATCCTACCTGTGTTAATTTCTTTACAACTCTCTTTGCTGGCTTCAGTCAAAGACCTCAAACCCAAGCGCATAATTTACATACCCTGCCCACTGATTTTTTTGGGATCTGACTTTAACCACTTTCACACATGCTCAAGCAGTGTTTTGAAGTTCTCTCACATGCATGAGTTGGATTTCACACAAACACTGGGGCTGTCACTCCTTGAGTAGGTTTGAGATGTTCTGGAGTGATGTTGGCTCGAGGAggttctgcatttattttacatGTCTTAGGAAGATTGAGtgggacatggtggggacatGGCCAGCCTGCTTTACCTTCTCACTTgttgaatttaaaaattcaaggGTTTGGAGTGACCAGCCTTGAGATCTTTAAATGCctaaaaaaaagcccagcatGTAAAGTGCATGTGATGGATAGAGTCAGTAGCATGCAAGTAACTCACAGCCCCAGTTATCACACCTGTACTCATACAATTTCCTTTAAATCTTACCTTTTGAAAGTTTCTTCCATTCTTCACTATGCTGTCTCTTCTTTCCCTGTCTGTTACTGTTTCCCTTGTTCCTGTTTGTGTCTGTTCTCCTGCTTTCGTGGTAGGTGATGCTGAGTCCAGCCATGCAAGGTGTCATCCTGGCTATTGCAAAAGCCCGCCAGACCTTTGATCGTGATGGGTCTGAAGCAGGGCTTGTTAAGGTATTGATTTGTTTGCTAAATCAAATAGTATGGATATCTGTTTTCCCAGAATAGAGAGTATGTGCCATATTGACAGGTCAGGAATGTAAAGGGAACGATTTGTGCACTTTTTCTTCTAGTTAATGGCCTTTGCCCTGCATTTCAGTTCCTGCTGTCTTACAGTGATGAGGTATCCATGGGttcaaaacaatttttagaGCTTGCAAGAGGACACCCTTCTGCCAAGACAAACAGaaactttacttttttcttcttattcttttagtactgtaaaatttggttttttggttctGAACATACTTGCTTACTTGTGACCTCTGCTGTCAAAGATGTCCTCAATAAATGTCTGTGCGAACAGAGGTTTGAAAACATAACCACTGGTGAATGCTGAAGCTGGTGTTAGATTTTACAGGCAGGTAAATTTAACTAAAAATACCACATGGACAGAATCATCCATGCTGGTAATCTATGGGAATATAAATCACAAGATATTCTTGCACCTCAGCAGGTAGAAGTGTGTCCCAGTCGATTTTGGCAGCCTAAGCACTTGTCAGAGGGTTGCCAAATTGGTCTAAGGCAGCTGTACCCTCTCTCAAAGGCATTTACACACCCTGGAACTTCTGGAAGCTCACACTTCACACGTGGGGTGTGCCTGGCTGTGGGGGCCATTGGTTTAGAGCTGAGGTGTTGGTGGGCTTCCTTTGAGCCCTGGGATATCACCAGCAGAGGAGGCTCGGTGTCACCACAGGAGTCCTTCTGAACAGGGCCGGTTTGAGCTCCTGTTGGCTGCTGTGGCATTCAGCAGACAGGTGGATCTGTCAGTACCTGTGTTCCATTGGCAGGCATTCCATGAGGAGTACTCCCGGCTGTACCTGCTTTCCAAAGAGACCCCAACCCCCCAGAACGACGCCCGCCTGCAGCACGTGCTCATCTACTTCCTGCAGAACAATGCCCCGCAGCAGGTGGTGGAACGGACCCTCCTCGAGCAGTTTGCAGACAAAAACCTCAGCTACGATGAACGGTGAGTGCTCAGGATTCCAGGGAAGGCTTTTCCCACCTGGATGTGGCCAAGGTGCGATTTTTGTCCTTTCTACTCACATGGAGCAGGTCCATCAGCATCATGAAGGTGGCACGGGCAAAGCTGAGCGAAATCGGTCCTGACGATGTTGACATGGAGGAGTACAAGGTAAGGGACCAGAGATCTGTCTGATCCTTCATGCTGTCCTAGCTGGCTCTGTCCAAACTGGGAAACGGGGAGCACGGCATGGGGCTGTGTGGCCAGCACAGTGGCCACTGCATGCCTGTTGGCAGTGGGTGTCTGCAGGAGGCTGCTTAGGGAGAAGGAATACAACGGAAATCTGAGCTTGGAGGAGTGTCTGCAGTTGGCTAAATTAGTGTGTGTTACTCATGAGAGACATTTAAACACTTAAAAGGGTGGAACTGGGGACCCCAGACTATGCACGTGTGTTCCAGATGAGGCTGATGCTctgtttcctcctctcctcacaGAGGTGGCACGAAGACTACAGCCTTTTTCGCAAGGTGTCCATTTACCTGCTGACGGGGTTGGAACTCTACCAGAATAGAAAGTAAGTTCCTCTAATTGTGTTTGGACAAGATAAGTTGTAGCTAAAAGTAAAGGCCACTGTGacaaaaatttttctttctgagccACAATGGCCTGTGTTTGAGGCCAGTGGGAGATTTTTTGACCTGCTAATAGGTCTTCTTGAATCCACAATCGAGCTTGGttaacagtttaaaaaatatgagctgagctgctggctgcctgcctgcctgacAGTTCTGAGAGTTTCCCCTAAGATTTCCCTTTGGGAAGTAGAGCTTTATATTCTGTTTTCCAGAGATGGATTTGCAGGAATGATTGCCATCACTTTGGGATTTTTCACTTTGGACTCCTGTATTAAAAGGGAACTGTCTTGAGATGGTTGTTACACTTTGTGTAAACACATAGTTGTGAGCCCTCAAAGGGCCTTGGTTTCCTCCTTACCATTCTAGAACCTGTATTTTCCTTAAATGGTGCAGGCTTTCAGAAATTATTCCTGGATGGAAACAGAACTGAATTCCAAGGTGGTTCACAGTGACAAGCCACCAAATTCAGGTGGGCAAACTGACATGAGCCATGATAAGAGCATCTTAGAATTACCCCAAATTGACCTAATCCCTGTCAGCAGTTCTGTTTTCTCACCTGAAGCTTCAAATGTGTGAGGTTGGACACAGCCTTCTGCCCTTCTTGGGGTGTCCTCTCATAGTGCAGTTCCTGGAGcagtacagaaaacaaacacagaacaaaCACATTGCACATGAGCTTGGTTTTAAGGGGCTCTGCCCAGACACTTGTTTGGCATTCTGGGCAaaaaggagcagggatggcTTGACATAGGGCATCTGTTCTTTTGTGCTTTGGCAAGGAAGTACAGCTTTTCCCATTGAGCCTGATGCTCccagccaggcccagcaggaAAGGTTTCCTGAGCTGAGCCAAGGGAATGGCTGTAGTCAcggccctggcagagcccaaagCCTGCAGAGCTGACCCTCTTCTTGCAGGTACCAAGAGTCACTCACCTACCTGGTCTACGCCTACCAAAGCAACaccaagctgctgctgaagggaaCCAACCGCGGCGTGAGCGAGTCGCTGATCGCCTTGTACCGGAGGAAGTGTCTCCTGGTGTGTATCGAGGAGCTCAGCTCTCACtttggagaggaggggagggggcagccaggCGCCACGGCAGCCGAGACCAGTGCAACTGTTTCTGTTGTGTCTATTAATGTGATTCTGCCCCTTGCTGAGTGCCAGCAGCAATATGGAAAGCTAATAATAATCATGATTCAATTAAAAACATGCCACATAGGTTTCAGGGAGTCTAGGCAAAGGCAGATCTGCTTCTTGCCTTCTTCAAACCAGAATTGTAAATAAGCTGTATGCTCTCTGTATACAGATCCAGCAAATTGCACGTATGTGTATGAATATATATGTTTTCAAGTTTGGTGTTTTCCATGACTGAAAGTGGCTGTTCCACCAGATCCTGGTGCTGTTAGTCCTTACTGTCTGCATGACTGCCAGTGCAGGGCCCAAGCTGGGCCTTCCCTGGATGGTGATCCATGGTCCATGCTTGTTCTTTACAAGTCTGTCCCCAATTCTCCTTCCACCCCCAGAAGCTGAACGAGGTGGCAGCTTCTCTTTTTGTCAGCTGTGAAGAAGCTCACGTGTCAGAGGGTGTGAGCATCCTGAATGAGCTGATCATCCCCTGCATGCATCTAATGAACAACTTTGAGATCTCCAAAGAGGACCTGGATGCCATCGAGGTCATGAGGAACCGCTGGTGCTCCTATTTGGGACGAGAAGACATGGACGGTAGGACATGGCTGCTGTTCATGGGCAGGGCAGTATGGGATCTGAACTGGGAAAGAATTAAAGGACCatctaaaattaaattcttggtgtctgcactgcagcccatcaaggccCTTCTAATTGTGGGAGGAGAAATTGGGCATTTGAATTGCCCATTAAGTCCTGTTACAGAAGAAGTTAATCTTTTGCACTAAAACAAGCTGCAGAAGTGTCCCTCATCCCTAAAATGGGACAGTTGATGTCCCAAGAATGGCTTAGAGTTCCCCTGAGGGGCTTGGGTCTTCTGTTAGGGTTTCTCCCTGACTGGAGGTACCCAGGAATGGCAGGTGAATGCTGACATGCTTAGTGGCGTGGCATGCTCTTCTTCAGGAAGGAGGAGCAGGTGTTATCAGAGGCCAAGGTTTTGGAAGAGGGAATGGGGAAGCAGATTTGGGGCATCTCTGCCTTCTGCAGAGGAGTTTGTCATTGTAGAGCTGAATGTTGGTTCTGGGCAGCTGTTCTTGTTCTGTTCTTTCTTCTGGAGTTAGCCTCTGTGACTCCCCTCAGGTTGTTTCTCTTCAGACAAATTGGTCCTGACTTGCCTTGACATGTTCATGAAGGTCTGGGGAGTCCCTGCAGAGTTTTTATCACTAACAAGGGGTAGACTTGATGAAAGAAAACTATGCAAAACCACAGAGGTTTATTCTCAAAATGCGGTTGTAAAAATTAATATTGGATAAATTTATCTCAGTTGCTGGACTGGATGTGACAGCCTTTGGTTACACAGAAGGTTTTAAAGAACCAGAAGCTGAGTGCTCACCCCTCCCAGGTTACGTGGGCTGGCTCAAGGGTTGcctgctcctcttccccccGTAGTGGCTGTGGTGTATTGTGCACTCCAGGGGCCTCAGACCTGCCCTGGGCATGGACGGTACCAGCTCAGCACGGGCTGAACTGGCCTGTCTGGGGGTGTACAGGATGTGGAGGCTCCATTCCCCTCAATTGCACAGTCAATATTTGTGTGTCACCCTGAAGCACACAGTGATTCTTCACCTGACAGCCGGGACAGGAGCACCTTTCCAGGGAAAGCTCTGTGTCTCAGTGGGACGTGGCCCTGTGCTCAGGCAGCCAGGTGGCAGTGGAGCCTCCCTCATGGAGCCctgggaggcaggcagggctgcctggtGCGGGGCCTCCTCTGCCTCAGCAGCCACTGCTCGTCCCTGGTGATGGGCTGGGCAGCTCTcagtgcagggagaggagcctgCAAAAGGCACCACAGCTCCTTAACTTGGGGCCTGGAGCCCTCTGCCATTGCCGCCACTGACTGTGTCCTCCTTTCCCCTTGACAGCAAAGCTGCAGATGAAGCTGGGTGAGCTGCTGCCCCGGCTCCTGGACGGCTCCACCGAGGTCATTGTGCTGAAGGAGCCCCCGAAGATCCGGCCCAACTCCCCCTACGACCTGTGCAGCCGCTTTGCGGCCGTCATGGAGTCCATCCACGGCGCCTCGGCCGTGGCCGTGCAGTAACCCCGGGCGGGCACGCCGGGGCTGCAGCGGGAGCAGAGGGGCCCTTGGGATTCCAAGCTGTGTTCTTTGTAAATACGAGCGGATAAAAAGCAGTATTGCACTTGTGAGGCAGAACGGAAGGCAGTAACACAAAGGACCTGGACCACTGCTACAGTGCAAGGCGCAGGCCCTGCCAGCACCGTGGGGCCCAGCCGGGCTCCAGAGGctcttctgtcctggcagccctctagctgcagcccctgggcccACGGGAGCCCaactctgctcagcactgcacaTTGGGGCTGGGCTCTCGGGCAcctccacagctccctgaaCGGCCACTGCCAGAGGCTGCATGTTCCGTTCCAGCCAGACTCCTGCTCACAGGAGCCCGGGCTGagtgaggaggaggcagcaaggAGCAGGGGCTCGTGCTCTGCAGCGTGGGCAGTCATGCATGCAGCTCTGTGTTGTGGTCAAGTCAAGCAGGCTTTTGCCTTTTGTATTCTAACTGGCACCAGAAACCACGCAGGAGCCTTTCTTGAAGAAACACAGCAAATCCTGGCAGTGAGAGCCAGGACGGGGCTGTGGGTTTgtgcctggcaggagctgaCTGGCTCAGGGCAGTCACATCACCCCAAAGGATATTCCCCTTGTGGCTGGAAAGCAAACTTCCTTCTCCCTTCGGGTGGTGGGTCAGGGCTGGATTACTGTCAACGGCAACTTAAGGGCTCAGATCAGCCCCTTGTGTTGGTGGTGGGTGTTTGTGTTGACTTTGTTAACAAAGTGCCCTGTTGGCATTTCCTTTTACGGTCGCCCTGTGCTTGCATTTGAGCTGCAGCAGTTGTAAGCCAGAAGTTCTGAGTCAGTGGAGGGGGATCCTGTTTTTTGGAACTATGCAGAGTTTTCTAACAGTGCAATAAAAGCATTTGTTCTATGTTAGAATGAAAAAGCTCCTTCCATGTCTTTATTCCACTCTAGCGTTCTGCCTGAAGGTTCCCCCTGTACAAAATGCGTTGTCATTAGCAGAGCTGCCTTAAAGGTGGTTCCACCATCCTGTCAGGGGGTGTTTCCCCAGTATTTAGGAATAAAATGCTCATGTGGGAGAATCTTGCACTCTCCTGGTGACTTCATGATGAAGCTGAACTGCTTTTGTCCACAGGTACTCTTGCTGCCAGTGTTCCAGCAGTGACCCATGCCTCCTCAGGGACCAGggtgctgcagtgccagtgctgctgttggaGCTTGTTCCCCCCATTGTTGTGACCGAGCAGTGGGATGAGGCCTTCAGCTCACTGCTCAGGGTGCTTGGCCTTCAATGAATGGGAACACGGAGCCTCCAGGCCAGCACCCACCCGGAGGCATGCTACCTCCTCCCAGCCAACACTTGGCATTGCCAGGCAGCTTTTGTGCACTTGCAGGCAGTAGGATGTGGTTTGGGAAGGGGAGAGCCTGTTTGTTCTGACTCGTGAAACAGTGGCTTTGCCCTGTTCTTTGTGTTGCTGCCAGAAGCTGAAATGCCCAGCCCATGCTCACAGCCTGATTTAAGGAACCAACGAAGAGTGTCAGGAGTACAGAATGGTGCTGGGGCAGTCATGGTATTTGGACTGAGCTGGACAGGAGGAGTGTTCCCAGGCTGAAAACCTTTGCTCACTGTCCTGTTCTCCCATTTCCCAAGGGAGTTAGAGCCAAAACAgcctctgtgctccctgggtTGGTCAGCTGGCAGGGGGTGCAGCTCCTTGGAAGGTGATGGCCAGGAACAGTGCCCCTCAATTCTACCTTGTTTGATTCTCTTTTAGAAGACTGAGCACCTGCCTCTTCCACTTCActctcagcagcaccagctctgtccccagtcCTGCAGCATCAGAACTGCCAGGGATCATCGCTGTTCCCTTTCCTTGCCCAtctgctccttcctctcctccagctgagCAAAGTGCAGGTTTCAAAATGGGACTTAGAGCGAGTGGACTTTGctttccccagggctgggcctgCCTTGAGATGGGTCACGCGCCCACGGCTTTGAGCTGCAGGGATTAAACCAGCGGTGAACTCCATGTCCAACCAGTGCCGTAGCAGCGGCCGGCCCCTCTCAGGACTCCGGGTGCTAATCCAGCCTGATGGTCCATGCTCTTGCTCACAGAGGTGTGTAATCAGCctttatttttacagctgaaTCAGGAAAATGTGGAAGGAACAGTTCAGACCAGCAGAAACCCTTTCTTGCCTCTTGTGCACAGGTAAAAGATGCAGTCAAGGAACTTTGGACACAAAGGTCTGTGGCACTGATCGGCTTTATCATCTTAGCCATGAGAAGATGAGGCTCCTGCAGGGCACGTGGTCACTGCCATCCCACCTTTGCAGCAGGAGTAGAACTTGGTGCTGCTTTGtctcattttcctccttcccccttgttttctatttttctctcttttcctccaaTCTTTTCTGGACTGACCAAACCatagctgcagcagcagtgctgcccctTGGAGCTCCCACCCTGCATCCCACCTCTCAAAGATACAGCTGCATGTTCAGAGCACAGACATACTGCCAACGGACATGACAATTTATTGCAAATATTTCAGAGCAACACAGACATGCAAGGaaagagctgctgcactggggcaCAGCATTAGCCACGACAGACTTGGCTATGGGGGCCTCGCCAGGGATGCTAACGCAGTGTCACCCATCAGCGATGGTACCACGGTGTCACCAGCAGTACAAAGTGCTGCCCGCTGCTTGTTGCCTTCCCATGCTTGCTTGGTGAGTGCTGCAGGGAAATCTGCTGCTCCTTAACAGAGAAAAAGTGAAGCAGACacgcagaggaaggagagaaaccTGCAGAGCTACCGTAGCAATTAGCAAATCATCCTGTGAAACAAGCAGGagcctccctgccaggggaagAG includes:
- the USP28 gene encoding ubiquitin carboxyl-terminal hydrolase 28 isoform X2, whose amino-acid sequence is MTAELRARGGGGGEDCQVLLNQMKEITGIQDSAFLLAALKAADGDLMEAVTFLTEDPAPEPVQNPAAAEPSAWEGSVVGKQLPQDVGAAPATHNQDNLRTANTVRPLESPKAPAAERDAAERPQEAHSAENKNRSKRKRCEVWGENPKQSDWRRAGDWPVGMKNIGNTCWFSAVIQSLFQLPDFRRLVLGYSLPQNVLESCHSHTGKRNIAFMQELQCLFALMLGTWRKFVDPSAALDLLRDVFRSAEQPQQDVSEFTHKLLDWLEDAFQLTVNVTSLGDKSENPMVQLFYGTFLTEGVHEGNSFSKIETFGQYPLQVNGYRNLNECLEGAMVEGEMDEATASQSVKYGQERWFTKLPPVLTFELSRFEFNQSLGQPEKIHTKLEFPQTIYMDRYLYCNKDLIQMKREEMKRLKEKMVTLQQKLERYMEYGSGPARFPLPDMLQYVLEFIATKPAGAISSAQSSQTTPLHSQAKPNVLDVLSQPNSIQERTDTRTEDEALFVANASPQQSSSMDLQPPVSPAELSERPAPHVVSKEELNLVQMCLQRWRNEIEQDVRDLKESIARINLSIEQMYCDPLLQQVPYRLHAVLVHEGQANAGHYWAFIYDQPRKRWLKYNDISVTESSWEELERESFGGLRNASAYCLMYISGQVSPVGADEDEGPEARQLQKEVEALSPELRHYIQEDNWRLEQEAEEWDEEQSCKIPQMEPSPTSELQDLSSESGPEQSSVCEPSVHSLSSEHARIAKEQTAKAIANTAEAYEKNGVEAALCEAFHEEYSRLYLLSKETPTPQNDARLQHVLIYFLQNNAPQQVVERTLLEQFADKNLSYDERSISIMKVARAKLSEIGPDDVDMEEYKRWHEDYSLFRKVSIYLLTGLELYQNRKYQESLTYLVYAYQSNTKLLLKGTNRGVSESLIALYRRKCLLKLNEVAASLFVSCEEAHVSEGVSILNELIIPCMHLMNNFEISKEDLDAIEVMRNRWCSYLGREDMDAKLQMKLGELLPRLLDGSTEVIVLKEPPKIRPNSPYDLCSRFAAVMESIHGASAVAVQ
- the USP28 gene encoding ubiquitin carboxyl-terminal hydrolase 28 isoform X1 gives rise to the protein MTAELRARGGGGGEDCQVLLNQMKEITGIQDSAFLLAALKAADGDLMEAVTFLTEDPAPEPVQNPAAAEPSAWEGSVVGKQLPQDVGAAPATHNQDNLRTANTVRPLESPKAPAAERDAAERPQEAHSAENKNRSKRKRCEVWGENPKQSDWRRAGDWPVGMKNIGNTCWFSAVIQSLFQLPDFRRLVLGYSLPQNVLESCHSHTGKRNIAFMQELQCLFALMLGTWRKFVDPSAALDLLRDVFRSAEQPQQDVSEFTHKLLDWLEDAFQLTVNVTSLGDKSENPMVQLFYGTFLTEGVHEGNSFSKIETFGQYPLQVNGYRNLNECLEGAMVEGEMDEATASQSVKYGQERWFTKLPPVLTFELSRFEFNQSLGQPEKIHTKLEFPQTIYMDRYLYCNKDLIQMKREEMKRLKEKMVTLQQKLERYMEYGSGPARFPLPDMLQYVLEFIATKPAGAISSAQSSQTTPLHSQAKPNVLDVLSQPNSIQERTDTRTEDEALFVANASPQQSSSMDLQPPVSPAELSERPAPHVVSKEELNLVQMCLQRWRNEIEQDVRDLKESIARINLSIEQMYCDPLLQQVPYRLHAVLVHEGQANAGHYWAFIYDQPRKRWLKYNDISVTESSWEELERESFGGLRNASAYCLMYISGQVSPVGADEDEGPEARQLQKEVEALSPELRHYIQEDNWRLEQEAEEWDEEQSCKIPQMEPSPTSELQDLSSESGPEQSSVCEPSVHSLSSEHARIAKEQTAKAIANTAEAYEKNGVEAALCERKEVEPLKAHPEETSPTVQAEQPRDTQEAEAAAQTSSQVSEVEIPSVGKIPVRSDADGYNEEVMLSPAMQGVILAIAKARQTFDRDGSEAGLVKAFHEEYSRLYLLSKETPTPQNDARLQHVLIYFLQNNAPQQVVERTLLEQFADKNLSYDERSISIMKVARAKLSEIGPDDVDMEEYKRWHEDYSLFRKVSIYLLTGLELYQNRKYQESLTYLVYAYQSNTKLLLKGTNRGVSESLIALYRRKCLLKLNEVAASLFVSCEEAHVSEGVSILNELIIPCMHLMNNFEISKEDLDAIEVMRNRWCSYLGREDMDAKLQMKLGELLPRLLDGSTEVIVLKEPPKIRPNSPYDLCSRFAAVMESIHGASAVAVQ